In Sporomusaceae bacterium, the genomic stretch CTGTCGATCGCCGCCAACACATCCCGCCTCGTCTTCTCGCTCACCGCCGGATGATTGGTAAGCACTCTGGAAACAGTGGAATCGGACACCCCGGCCAGCCGGGCGACATCCTTGATGGTGAACCGTCGCCGCTTCAACACGCCACCAGCCTTTCCAGACCGCCGGATTATTCGTGCGGCTAAGCTCAACCCGCCGCGAAACAGCAGTCTCTTGTGACAAAAAGAACGTATTGGGAACGTTCCCAAAACTCCGCAAAAAAAGAACCGGCTTTACTCTCTTTAGTTGATGATCGACCGAAGGATTCCGCTGGTTCGAAAAAGGCCGCATTCTACATTATCGCACAATGTTCTTTTATGTTTGTATTTATTCCCTATTTATCCGAAAACTCCTCTAGAGATAGCCAATTATTTCTTCATAAAAAACCTCGTGACGAGCACCCGCCCGGCCGCGTCCGGCTTTTCACCTGCCTGCGGCGGGCGGGTGCCCGTCACGCGCCGCAATCACTCTTTGGGGCTGATGCGGAAATCGCAGACGGCGTCCCCTCGGCCCCTGCACTGCGGACGGTCAAGCTTCATCCCGAAGGCGTCCAGCAACACGTGGTCAATCGAGCAGTACAAGTACCCCAACTTGTGGCCGGCGGCGCCGTATTGCGCCCATATTTCCTCCATCGGGCAACGGGTGATGACCGTAGGGTTATTCGGGTCGGTCACCCAACCTATCGCGGGCATCTCCCGGACTTCCCGGTAGGTCTCGTACGCATCGGGGTCCAGGCCGCGTTCCCTGGCCTCTTCCTTCATATTTTCAACCCTGACCTGACCGAATTTGCGGATAGCGTCGAGCACGGCTGCCGTGCCCCGCTCCTCGCCCAACTGTTCGATCATCTCATTGGCCATGTGATAGTATAGGAGCCCGAGCAGTTTCGCGAATCTCACACACGGATCTTCTGTGCTTCTTATCATAAGTGTCCCCCTACTGCCCCGTCTTGACGACCAGATCCTTGAGCACGACCGCCGCCGAGAGCGGCTCGAGCGTAACGTCGCCGGCGATTATCGTCTGGCACAGCAGGCCGGGCTTGCCGTTGATCCTGCCGGTGCAGCGCCCGCATATCCCCAGGGCGCAGCCGGCATGATCATAGTAAGCGAGCGTACTGTCGAGGTTCTGGTAAATGTAGTCTAGGGCATCCATGGCGCTCATCCCGGCCTGGAATGGCACCTGATAATCTTCGTAACGGGGCTGCTTATCGACGGACGGGTCGAAGCGGAAAACCCTGACTTTGATGTTTGCGCTGGCCATATCCTCACCTTCTCCCTGCTAATGTTTGCCGCCGGTATCGGAATGCGACGCCATCATCTTTTTCATGAACTCCAGGTAGGGGGTCTTTCCGGTCGGCAGCGCCATGCCGGTGACGGTCACCGGCCGCGGGGTGATTTCGAAACCGTCCCCGGCCCGGCGGACAACGTTTTCTACCAACCACTGGTCGTTGTCGGTCAGCGGACAATCCTCGCGATAGTGCACGCCGCGGCTTTCGGTGCGGATCAGGGCGCTGACGGTCGCGATCTCGAGCAGCTGGACCATGTTGCCGAGTTCGAGGGCATCCAACCATTCCTTGTTATAAATCCGGCTTTTGGATTGAGTGGCAAGGTTGGGGAGCTGCTCCCTGCGGACGTTTTCCAGAAAGCCCCGGAAGGCCTCCAGTTCTTCCCGGTTGCGGATTGGTCCAAGGTTTTTATGAGCCGCCTCCTGGACAATGCGCCTGACCTTCGCGGGGTTAAGTCCATCTGAACGCCGAAGGGGCTCCTCAGCCGCGGCTTGGAGGCTGAACAAGGTTTCCCTGCCGGGCGCGAGGATTTTGGCGGTTTGCGCGTAGCAGGCGGCATTGTCCCCGGCGTCCGCTCCCTGGACGAGCATTTCGGTGATGGCGGCAAATACCCGGTTGGCACCGAACGCCCCCAGCGCGCACTCGCCGGCGGCATAAAGACCCCGCAGGTCGGTTTCGAAACGATCGTTGACGACCAGACCGCCGTCGAAGTATTCGGCGGCGCTGCCTACTTCGACTGGTTCGTTGTTTTTGAGCATTTGCCCCCAGTTGGAAAGGTCGATGGCCTTATATCTCCAGTCCGGACACATCAGGGCGGCGACCTGTTCGATTTTTTCCCAGGGGACGTCGCCCCGGCTGTAGTAAACGCCGCCGTTCGGCGAGCCCTTTCCTTCCCTGACCTCTCTCATGGTGGCGTGAGAAATGAAGCTTTTGTTCCACTCTGTTGTTATCCCGACCTTGACGGTATAGGGGTCGTACTTCTGGAGAAACTCTTCCCCCAAGCTATTGGTCAGACGCCCGCCGCCCGCGAGCAGGCTCAGCACATAGGG encodes the following:
- a CDS encoding L-2-amino-thiazoline-4-carboxylic acid hydrolase, translating into MIRSTEDPCVRFAKLLGLLYYHMANEMIEQLGEERGTAAVLDAIRKFGQVRVENMKEEARERGLDPDAYETYREVREMPAIGWVTDPNNPTVITRCPMEEIWAQYGAAGHKLGYLYCSIDHVLLDAFGMKLDRPQCRGRGDAVCDFRISPKE
- a CDS encoding FAD-binding protein, with amino-acid sequence MDRVIETDVLVVGGGGAGFRAAIGARQRGVRVTLASKGPLARCGATPMAGADFTLDGRSMSQIEGLAGDPNDSPEKVMNDIITQGCFLNNQKLVEQYIRRAPQCLRELIEWGIHIKISDQRMIFTTGTGIMDALLRKARAVGVELLEDITLLDLVTDDGAVIGALGLDVRSGDFIEFRTKAVVMASGGWHKAFWPTTGMRDLAGDGLAMGYRAGAALGNMEFITFCCNVFLSPPAWMGSIAPYVLSLLAGGGRLTNSLGEEFLQKYDPYTVKVGITTEWNKSFISHATMREVREGKGSPNGGVYYSRGDVPWEKIEQVAALMCPDWRYKAIDLSNWGQMLKNNEPVEVGSAAEYFDGGLVVNDRFETDLRGLYAAGECALGAFGANRVFAAITEMLVQGADAGDNAACYAQTAKILAPGRETLFSLQAAAEEPLRRSDGLNPAKVRRIVQEAAHKNLGPIRNREELEAFRGFLENVRREQLPNLATQSKSRIYNKEWLDALELGNMVQLLEIATVSALIRTESRGVHYREDCPLTDNDQWLVENVVRRAGDGFEITPRPVTVTGMALPTGKTPYLEFMKKMMASHSDTGGKH
- a CDS encoding 2Fe-2S iron-sulfur cluster-binding protein, with the translated sequence MASANIKVRVFRFDPSVDKQPRYEDYQVPFQAGMSAMDALDYIYQNLDSTLAYYDHAGCALGICGRCTGRINGKPGLLCQTIIAGDVTLEPLSAAVVLKDLVVKTGQ